GCACGTCTACACAATGGATGACGTTCCCCAGAAAAAAAACCGGCCACCAGCACGAGGCTGATGACCGGTTGAAATTTAATCTATTCAACGATTTCGACGACAAGGTAACGGTGTGGCTCTTTACCTTCTGAATGAGTCGAAATGCGTTTATTCTTGCTTAAATGCGCATGAATTTGTTTCCGTTCGAATGCTGGTAGTGGTTCTAGGAAAACAGGTTGCTTCGTACGTAAAACGCGCTCTGCAGTACGTTCTGCGATATTCTCTAGAATACTTGCCCGACGCTCACGATAATCGCCTACGTTCACAACAATGGACACACGACTGCGTTCATATTGTTGATAGACTGTTTGAGCCAAAATCTGTAAAGCATTAATAATTTTTCCATGTTTTCCAATGATTAAACCTGGCTTTTGAGTATCAATGTTAAATGTAATCACATTTTTTGTTTCTTCTACATTTACCGTCGCAGCTGCACCATAAACTTCAACAGTCTGAGTCAGGTAATCAACAACACTCGCGATTGCTTCTTGATGAGAAGAGACAGAAACACTATCTTCTTCGATTTCTTCATCTTCTTCAGCATATTCC
This genomic interval from Jeotgalibaca porci contains the following:
- the jag gene encoding RNA-binding cell elongation regulator Jag/EloR, which codes for MENEKIVVRDTTVDKAVSKGLAQLNLGSHEVDIKIISEGKKGLFGFGQKDAEVELTPKAIPEIKEPGNIAVFENEERADFLSEQTETPEAQTTEEDHYDYSETLEYAEEDEEIEEDSVSVSSHQEAIASVVDYLTQTVEVYGAAATVNVEETKNVITFNIDTQKPGLIIGKHGKIINALQILAQTVYQQYERSRVSIVVNVGDYRERRASILENIAERTAERVLRTKQPVFLEPLPAFERKQIHAHLSKNKRISTHSEGKEPHRYLVVEIVE